One window of Candidatus Nitrospira kreftii genomic DNA carries:
- a CDS encoding hypothetical protein (conserved exported protein of unknown function), with translation MYRFHSPSTRVLRGLAGMALLAMPALVTAESPSHVAMNHQLPAWAEQLKGQTIVEDAMSGKGERSAMVEQQHQRIMDHMSKDPQVQAVNTGMYNTSAMMHQYGAGGQDMLLMSDPRVEPVAATGGGKCPATAPVKQYNVSAINVEITLNQWLDFYPGYMYVLDEDIDKVRAEETTNREARDKDGFDPGAVIPGVQAQWIQPLTIRANQGDCVKIKLSNKLEGGEDVSLHIHGSSMVVSKTGAAAITTNSDAIAGKDKSVDLEWYIHPNTQEGVRQFHTYSNDRELTVMGMFGSFVVEPRGSTYWEPLGTGDATPATSGWQVMIKNGTGPDFREFVLYYHEVGDEAFRPLNKKGDFLPQRDPLTDTYRPGGRAINYRSEPFGINNMHLQHEYFGFEDESMGYSSYTFGDASPTIPRSYIGDPAKFRLVHGGSEVFHSHHPHGGSIRWPRSPRAIDDMNLWATAVNGPVKYPVIRHKTDRVDVEVIGPSEALDLETECGSGLCQQLAGDFLFHCHVAHHYVSGMWGYWRVYNTIQQGDMRNDVMPDLRELPDRKGRIKEPISSDKLVGQTVDWFGTQFKIIEKGKSNWKGNPATITVKDWVAMQLPPAGKPGHKDDEKGQIVSYDATVLDWIWDGNRAMSEKESAVENPKYKSSHPGKRHPIMFEPLTGKVAWPHLTPHFGKRVMFSPNHVGAPWLEMIRRDDNGEESLDQAKPGEQGNWSLCPTNAGRKSYNVHFIKVPIKIAKAQGKEPAVIDQNGLIYVLHEEEAAIRANDDLKYPLVVRGNIYDCVDWTLTSEWDDDDYTNFQASKINTHWHFLQFDNQASDGVITGFSYEQSVRPFTMLEKKNPKGLPAPMNTVLTSAVKKGANTISVKNAKQYHAGTLIMVGADNVKGNEIARIKAIKGNQITLSKGLKNDHPAKDIVTVEFVRQRFWVDADVGTVFWHDHAFGATTWPHGGFGTFIAEPVGSTYHDPTTGKQIRSGPIADIHTNEPVGHGVNNSFRELMVQVHDTVPHTVNIVTAGNPPGQPIEVALEAGKTVSFAMPEKIYMTPMPFLNGGTHTTGSGLNFRAGPIAQRLATNPDVSQIFNSQIHGDPYTPLLRAYTGDTMVFRLLHTLMNETMTWTLSGHSFWTERYAPDANRKNSIHVGIAERYDLVVPEAGGPRHQAGDFIHFNGRSSKLSEGGWGILRVYDKEQPDLKKLPAGFSNKGEIPKALPVCPADAPVKSFNVVAMDYPSMTFNPKAPETIEVDFERKIQLANPDAKIYALEDDVAKVSGNSQPMPLTLRVNVGDCVKVTLKNKMKESKASFSAIGLAFDPKDSMGANVGNNPGDQTIVPGSERVYTYYADPFNGETTSLVWDWGNVMTNPRNGLFGAIVVGPKGSKYRDPKTGVDLSNKNAWAADVIVDRSVPGNEMRSNYRDVALFFQDEDNIIGTSFMPYVQNVAGLTGINYRSEPYLYREEQGCSLGKMFQPCKADKPEDPATPIIESHAGDPVRIHVIGVNNEQNGMFGVEKHEWPIEPFMRGADQISVVEFSGSETLDVFIPSAGGPYRLSGDYVYSNQRLPYSQSGQWGYLRVLPSGDKRLQPLSAGGVGAKHAEAQEQPQAIPAAMK, from the coding sequence ATGTATCGTTTTCATTCCCCATCAACCAGAGTCCTGAGAGGGCTTGCGGGCATGGCGTTGTTGGCTATGCCGGCACTGGTGACCGCCGAGAGTCCCTCTCATGTCGCGATGAACCATCAGCTGCCGGCCTGGGCGGAACAGCTCAAGGGGCAAACGATCGTCGAGGACGCCATGTCAGGAAAAGGCGAACGGTCCGCGATGGTCGAGCAGCAACACCAGCGCATCATGGACCATATGTCCAAGGATCCGCAGGTACAGGCGGTCAATACAGGCATGTACAACACGTCGGCCATGATGCACCAATACGGAGCCGGCGGGCAGGATATGTTGCTCATGTCCGATCCTCGGGTCGAGCCGGTGGCTGCGACCGGAGGAGGCAAGTGTCCTGCGACGGCGCCGGTGAAGCAGTACAATGTCTCTGCGATCAATGTCGAGATCACGCTCAACCAGTGGCTCGATTTTTATCCGGGATACATGTATGTGCTGGATGAGGATATCGACAAGGTCAGAGCCGAAGAGACAACGAATCGTGAAGCACGCGATAAGGATGGGTTCGACCCCGGGGCCGTGATCCCGGGCGTGCAAGCGCAGTGGATTCAGCCACTGACGATTCGTGCGAATCAGGGAGACTGTGTCAAGATCAAGCTGAGCAACAAATTAGAAGGCGGCGAGGACGTCAGCTTGCACATTCATGGCTCGTCGATGGTCGTGAGTAAGACAGGCGCTGCGGCAATCACGACGAATTCTGATGCCATCGCCGGCAAAGATAAGTCCGTGGACTTGGAGTGGTACATCCATCCCAACACGCAGGAGGGAGTTCGCCAGTTCCATACCTATAGTAACGATCGCGAACTGACCGTCATGGGAATGTTCGGTTCTTTCGTTGTGGAGCCACGCGGCTCAACATACTGGGAACCGCTCGGAACGGGAGATGCGACTCCAGCCACAAGCGGCTGGCAGGTCATGATCAAGAACGGAACTGGTCCGGACTTCCGGGAGTTCGTTTTGTATTACCATGAAGTCGGCGACGAAGCCTTCCGTCCGCTCAACAAGAAGGGTGATTTCCTGCCTCAACGTGATCCGTTGACCGATACCTATCGCCCTGGTGGCCGAGCGATCAATTATCGCAGTGAGCCATTCGGCATCAATAATATGCATTTGCAGCATGAATACTTTGGGTTTGAGGATGAGTCGATGGGGTATAGTTCCTATACTTTCGGCGATGCCTCTCCCACAATCCCTCGATCCTACATCGGGGACCCGGCGAAGTTCCGCCTTGTCCATGGCGGGTCTGAAGTGTTCCACAGCCATCATCCGCACGGAGGATCGATTCGCTGGCCGCGGAGTCCGAGGGCCATTGATGACATGAATCTCTGGGCCACGGCGGTCAATGGCCCGGTTAAGTATCCTGTCATCCGTCATAAGACGGATCGTGTTGACGTAGAAGTCATCGGTCCCTCGGAAGCCTTAGACCTGGAAACGGAGTGCGGTTCCGGTCTTTGCCAACAGCTGGCCGGCGATTTTCTGTTCCACTGCCATGTGGCGCATCACTATGTGTCCGGCATGTGGGGCTACTGGCGCGTGTACAATACGATCCAGCAGGGCGATATGCGGAATGACGTGATGCCGGATCTGCGTGAGTTGCCCGATCGGAAAGGTCGTATTAAGGAACCGATCTCGTCTGACAAGTTGGTCGGGCAGACCGTTGACTGGTTCGGGACCCAATTCAAGATCATCGAGAAGGGGAAGAGCAACTGGAAGGGAAATCCGGCCACGATCACGGTCAAGGATTGGGTCGCGATGCAGTTGCCACCTGCCGGCAAGCCGGGCCATAAGGATGATGAGAAGGGTCAGATCGTATCCTACGACGCCACCGTGTTGGATTGGATCTGGGACGGCAATCGTGCCATGAGTGAAAAGGAAAGCGCCGTCGAGAATCCAAAATATAAGTCATCTCATCCCGGCAAACGGCACCCGATTATGTTCGAGCCGTTGACAGGGAAGGTGGCCTGGCCACATCTCACCCCGCACTTTGGAAAACGCGTGATGTTTTCTCCGAATCACGTCGGGGCGCCATGGCTGGAGATGATCCGGCGTGACGATAATGGAGAAGAGAGTCTTGATCAAGCCAAGCCTGGTGAGCAGGGGAATTGGAGTCTCTGTCCGACCAATGCTGGGCGGAAGAGCTACAATGTGCATTTCATCAAGGTGCCGATCAAGATTGCCAAGGCTCAAGGTAAGGAGCCGGCGGTGATCGATCAGAACGGCTTGATCTACGTGTTGCACGAAGAGGAAGCGGCGATTCGGGCCAACGACGATCTCAAGTACCCGTTGGTCGTGCGCGGCAACATTTACGATTGTGTCGACTGGACCTTGACCAGTGAGTGGGACGACGACGACTACACCAATTTCCAAGCGTCGAAGATCAACACGCATTGGCACTTCCTGCAGTTCGACAATCAAGCATCGGACGGCGTGATCACCGGATTCTCATATGAGCAATCGGTCCGTCCGTTCACGATGCTCGAGAAGAAGAATCCGAAGGGGCTCCCTGCTCCGATGAATACCGTATTGACCTCGGCGGTGAAGAAAGGGGCCAATACGATTTCAGTGAAGAATGCCAAACAGTATCACGCCGGCACCTTGATCATGGTCGGAGCCGATAACGTGAAGGGAAACGAGATCGCGCGTATCAAGGCCATTAAGGGCAATCAGATTACACTGTCCAAGGGGTTAAAGAACGATCACCCAGCCAAGGACATTGTGACCGTAGAGTTTGTCCGTCAACGGTTCTGGGTGGATGCGGACGTGGGAACGGTGTTTTGGCACGACCACGCATTCGGAGCGACGACCTGGCCACATGGTGGATTCGGGACGTTTATCGCCGAACCGGTGGGATCGACCTACCACGATCCCACGACAGGGAAACAAATCCGTAGCGGTCCTATCGCGGATATTCATACCAACGAACCCGTGGGGCATGGGGTGAACAACAGCTTCCGTGAGCTCATGGTTCAGGTGCATGATACGGTGCCGCATACCGTGAATATTGTGACGGCAGGGAATCCTCCAGGACAGCCTATTGAGGTGGCTCTGGAGGCAGGGAAGACCGTGTCCTTTGCCATGCCGGAAAAGATTTATATGACTCCGATGCCGTTCCTGAACGGTGGAACACACACCACCGGAAGCGGCCTGAACTTCCGGGCGGGACCAATCGCCCAGCGTTTGGCGACGAATCCGGATGTGTCGCAAATCTTCAACAGCCAGATCCATGGAGATCCCTATACGCCGCTTCTGAGGGCGTATACGGGCGACACTATGGTGTTCCGGCTGTTGCATACCCTCATGAATGAGACCATGACGTGGACCTTGTCAGGCCATTCATTCTGGACGGAACGGTATGCGCCCGATGCCAACCGGAAGAACTCCATCCATGTCGGCATTGCCGAACGGTATGACTTGGTGGTGCCGGAAGCCGGTGGCCCTCGTCATCAAGCGGGAGATTTCATCCACTTTAACGGCCGATCCTCAAAGCTGTCGGAAGGTGGATGGGGGATTCTCCGGGTGTATGACAAGGAACAACCCGATCTGAAGAAATTGCCGGCGGGGTTCTCGAATAAAGGTGAGATCCCGAAGGCCTTGCCGGTGTGTCCTGCCGACGCTCCGGTCAAGAGCTTCAACGTGGTGGCGATGGACTATCCGTCGATGACCTTTAATCCGAAGGCTCCGGAAACTATCGAAGTGGATTTTGAGCGGAAGATACAGCTCGCCAATCCAGATGCAAAGATTTATGCGCTGGAGGACGATGTGGCGAAGGTGTCTGGAAACTCTCAACCAATGCCACTGACGCTTCGGGTAAACGTCGGAGACTGCGTCAAGGTGACTCTCAAAAATAAGATGAAGGAGAGTAAGGCTTCATTCTCCGCGATTGGACTCGCGTTCGATCCGAAGGATTCGATGGGAGCCAATGTCGGAAATAATCCCGGCGATCAGACGATCGTTCCAGGTAGTGAACGGGTCTACACCTACTATGCCGATCCGTTCAATGGGGAGACCACTTCCCTCGTCTGGGACTGGGGCAATGTGATGACCAATCCACGGAACGGCTTGTTCGGTGCGATCGTGGTCGGTCCGAAGGGATCAAAGTACCGAGATCCGAAGACCGGGGTCGATCTGTCGAACAAGAATGCCTGGGCGGCCGATGTGATCGTGGATCGGTCTGTCCCTGGAAACGAAATGCGTTCGAACTATCGAGATGTGGCCTTGTTTTTCCAGGACGAGGATAACATCATCGGCACGAGCTTTATGCCGTATGTGCAGAATGTCGCGGGTTTAACCGGCATCAACTACCGGTCTGAACCATACTTGTACCGGGAAGAGCAGGGTTGTTCACTCGGGAAGATGTTCCAGCCTTGTAAGGCGGACAAGCCTGAAGATCCGGCAACACCGATCATCGAATCACATGCCGGTGATCCGGTTCGCATCCATGTTATCGGCGTCAACAACGAGCAGAACGGGATGTTCGGCGTCGAAAAACATGAATGGCCGATCGAGCCATTCATGCGAGGCGCGGACCAGATCAGTGTCGTAGAGTTCTCCGGATCTGAGACTCTCGATGTATTTATTCCTTCGGCTGGAGGGCCATACCGATTGTCCGGCGACTATGTCTACAGTAACCAGCGGTTGCCGTATTCGCAGTCTGGGCAGTGGGGCTATCTGCGAGTTCTGCCGAGCGGTGACAAGCGGCTCCAGCCGCTGAGCGCTGGTGGAGTCGGTGCTAAGCACGCGGAAGCCCAGGAGCAACCTCAGGCTATTCCTGCGGCGATGAAGTAA
- a CDS encoding hypothetical protein (conserved exported protein of unknown function): protein MKRWGRLATLVVFQMCAMAMFCVGPSLADHESSMQPPLWTPLDEPERLAVLEVPSGMVVVPTGEFLMGSDPHKDRAAGPQELPQRRVYLDGFQIDRYEVSNVEYLRFVLGMGMEWPKFWRDRPFPEKSALHPVINVSWYEADAYCRWAGKRLPTEAEWEKAARGMDGRIFPWGDEPAGWIKSNIAHPGSKRGFKYPPLANINRYDKGVSPYGVYQMAGNVSEWVSDWFEPAYYRQSSELNPQGPTTGALKVFRGGSWNEDPEVARSAGRNAAPPDRRSYLTGFRCATSEVARLVELP, encoded by the coding sequence ATGAAGAGGTGGGGCAGGCTCGCCACCTTGGTGGTCTTTCAGATGTGCGCGATGGCGATGTTCTGTGTCGGCCCTAGTCTAGCGGATCACGAGTCCTCGATGCAGCCTCCACTCTGGACTCCGCTCGACGAACCGGAACGCCTGGCGGTGCTGGAGGTGCCCAGCGGGATGGTAGTAGTCCCCACCGGAGAATTTCTCATGGGAAGCGATCCGCACAAGGATCGTGCTGCCGGTCCACAGGAGCTGCCGCAACGTCGCGTCTACCTTGATGGGTTCCAGATCGACCGGTACGAGGTCTCGAACGTCGAGTATTTGCGCTTCGTGCTCGGGATGGGGATGGAATGGCCGAAATTTTGGCGAGACCGTCCATTTCCAGAAAAAAGTGCCCTGCACCCGGTGATCAACGTCAGCTGGTATGAAGCCGATGCATACTGTCGGTGGGCGGGCAAGCGCTTGCCGACGGAAGCCGAGTGGGAGAAAGCCGCGCGTGGAATGGATGGGCGGATCTTTCCGTGGGGCGACGAACCAGCCGGTTGGATCAAGAGCAATATCGCACACCCAGGCTCGAAACGGGGGTTCAAGTATCCCCCGCTGGCCAACATCAATCGGTACGACAAGGGTGTCAGTCCGTACGGTGTGTATCAGATGGCAGGAAACGTGAGCGAATGGGTGTCGGACTGGTTCGAGCCTGCATACTATCGGCAGAGTAGCGAACTAAACCCGCAAGGGCCAACGACTGGCGCGCTCAAGGTTTTTCGCGGCGGCTCATGGAATGAAGACCCGGAGGTCGCACGGTCCGCCGGCCGCAATGCCGCACCCCCTGATCGCCGGAGCTATTTGACTGGTTTTCGATGCGCGACATCAGAGGTGGCACGATTGGTCGAGCTTCCGTGA
- a CDS encoding hypothetical protein (conserved protein of unknown function) has translation MRHIHIVSDSARIRPSQYSMVAFVLIFMSLSGIPNCVETASGEKLETLPIQKAAPAAVVIETAGSEVELRRQMRTKNGVTELRVGRGRFSDAPTGSYGFIAPTHLGLALVTQSPDLILDRTASTDNDYEIHKLSDGSGLLVGFMGKELVAEVIPSDRPKNIRIALHSNVSDKTPVIVALPVIKLMVDRMPIKTDPKNRESAMVLEMDLQNTANRKSPVGH, from the coding sequence ATGCGTCATATCCATATCGTGTCCGACAGCGCTCGCATCAGGCCGAGCCAGTACTCCATGGTCGCCTTTGTACTCATATTCATGAGTCTGAGCGGCATCCCGAACTGTGTCGAGACTGCTTCGGGGGAAAAACTCGAGACGTTGCCTATACAAAAGGCTGCGCCCGCGGCTGTCGTAATTGAAACCGCCGGCAGTGAGGTTGAGCTGCGGCGCCAGATGAGAACGAAGAACGGCGTCACCGAGCTTCGGGTCGGCAGAGGTCGGTTCTCGGACGCACCGACGGGGAGCTATGGCTTTATTGCGCCGACACACCTCGGGTTGGCGCTGGTCACACAAAGTCCGGATCTGATCTTGGATCGGACCGCGTCGACCGATAATGACTACGAAATCCATAAGCTCTCCGACGGCAGTGGATTGCTCGTCGGGTTCATGGGGAAGGAACTCGTCGCGGAAGTCATCCCCAGCGATCGACCTAAAAATATTCGCATTGCGCTCCATTCCAATGTCTCTGATAAGACCCCTGTTATCGTGGCTCTTCCTGTGATCAAGCTCATGGTGGACCGGATGCCCATCAAGACGGATCCCAAGAACCGTGAGAGTGCAATGGTGTTGGAGATGGATCTCCAGAACACGGCCAATCGGAAGTCACCCGTCGGACATTAG
- a CDS encoding hypothetical protein (conserved protein of unknown function) has protein sequence MNLTRYALIAVVMTFAIGSPVYAYKEVTVSEGGTLTGTVKLDGQVPKPKGYNLTTLPDQFYCGRISDGEGWRILQPFNIGPEGEFREVLVYLEGVETGKPFEDDGARQIEAKDCLFLPFTTVVRDNQPVTVVNMDPVMHDIQAYETSHLGPRVLFNVPLPMNPAHPRNLKDRSDAGMYHKHMAGAPMKQLVNLSKGRRVFVMQCGFHAYMESWGVAVTNPYFAKTDEQGRFTLTDVPPGTYKLVVWHPYVRSTTEQTVTVGPKGIVDTQLVVAAPTGRLYANEVLDHAYNRFNVTEETKKEIDPMIEKQRH, from the coding sequence ATGAATCTGACACGATATGCCTTAATTGCCGTAGTGATGACCTTCGCGATCGGGTCGCCGGTCTATGCCTACAAGGAAGTAACGGTCTCAGAGGGCGGAACCCTCACCGGGACCGTAAAGCTGGATGGGCAGGTGCCCAAGCCGAAAGGCTACAATCTCACGACGCTGCCCGACCAGTTTTATTGCGGCCGTATTTCTGACGGCGAAGGCTGGCGCATCCTGCAGCCGTTTAATATTGGTCCTGAGGGTGAATTTCGAGAGGTCCTTGTCTACCTAGAAGGGGTTGAGACCGGGAAGCCCTTCGAGGATGACGGCGCTCGGCAAATTGAGGCAAAAGATTGCCTCTTTCTCCCCTTCACGACAGTCGTTCGTGACAATCAGCCGGTGACGGTCGTCAACATGGACCCGGTCATGCACGACATCCAAGCGTACGAGACGTCCCATCTCGGGCCACGGGTCTTATTCAATGTCCCCCTTCCGATGAATCCGGCCCATCCTCGGAATCTAAAGGACCGCAGTGACGCGGGGATGTATCATAAACATATGGCCGGTGCGCCGATGAAACAATTGGTCAACCTGAGCAAGGGCCGGCGGGTGTTCGTCATGCAATGCGGGTTTCACGCCTACATGGAGAGTTGGGGGGTTGCCGTCACGAATCCCTACTTTGCCAAGACCGACGAGCAGGGGAGATTCACCCTGACTGATGTGCCGCCTGGAACCTACAAGCTTGTGGTGTGGCATCCCTATGTTCGGAGTACCACCGAACAGACAGTGACGGTCGGTCCAAAGGGGATCGTCGACACTCAACTGGTGGTCGCGGCCCCGACCGGGCGACTCTACGCCAACGAGGTGCTTGATCATGCGTACAACCGGTTCAACGTGACCGAAGAAACCAAGAAAGAAATTGATCCGATGATCGAGAAACAGCGCCACTGA